Proteins encoded by one window of Aeromicrobium yanjiei:
- a CDS encoding helix-turn-helix domain-containing protein: protein MTTRRGVCEGRCVKHSPLVSPRVPEPTEGDLLTVVEVAKFMSVSDKTIRKWCAEGRIPHGRLAGTIRFDREQLQAWVDEGWHSNSNAAPREPKE, encoded by the coding sequence ATGACGACTCGCAGGGGGGTGTGTGAAGGTCGATGCGTGAAACACTCCCCCCTCGTGAGTCCGCGAGTACCTGAACCGACTGAGGGCGATCTACTGACGGTCGTCGAGGTTGCGAAGTTCATGAGTGTCAGCGACAAGACCATTCGCAAATGGTGTGCAGAAGGACGAATCCCGCACGGCAGACTCGCAGGTACGATCCGTTTCGACCGCGAGCAACTACAAGCCTGGGTCGACGAAGGCTGGCACTCGAACTCCAACGCTGCTCCCAGAGAGCCCAAGGAGTAA